One Triticum dicoccoides isolate Atlit2015 ecotype Zavitan chromosome 4B, WEW_v2.0, whole genome shotgun sequence genomic window carries:
- the LOC119294655 gene encoding glycine-rich RNA-binding protein RZ1C-like isoform X1, which yields MAGKEDSRIFVGGLSFHTDERKLEDAFRRFGKVVDTQIMLERHTNRHRGFGFVTFSDPRAVETAINDMHNKELDGRTISVNRAEPKLQTDDTRYSSGGGGGDRGDYRGGKGDGPPPGNCFECGRAGHWARDCPNPGGGRSGRFPSKFSGGGGRGDRFSGSDRFGDRYVDDRYDGGRYGGYREPIDSRDRYDGGRDRYASDRYPSGGDRFGADRYGAAPDRYAPSGGGGGYGRERERSYERDGLRGGGGAYDRSGPRGGASYDRDGPRGGIGGGYDRDGPRGGGADYGSGGPARYEGGGYRERPAPYDRPRGGGRFDDRY from the exons ATGGCGGGCAAGGAGGACAGCCGGATCTTCGTGGGCGGCCTCTCGTTCCACACCGACGAGCGCAAGCTCGAGGACGCCTTCCGCCGCTTCGGCAAGGTCGTCGACACCCAG ATCATGCTGGAGAGGCACACAAACCGGCACCGTGGCTTTGGCTTCGTGACGTTTTCAGATCCCAGGGCAGTTGAGACTGCTATCAATGATATGCACAACAAAGAGTTAGATGGTCGTACCATTTCAGTGAACAGGGCTGAGCCGAAGTTGCAAACGGATGACACACGGTACAgcagtggtggtggcggtggtgacCGTGGGGATTATCGTGGTGGTAAGGGTGATGGCCCACCCCCTGGCAATTGCTTTGAGTGTGGCCGTGCTGGTCACTGGGCTCGTGACTGCCCTAACCCTGGTGGCGGCCGTTCTGGGCGATTCCCTTCCAAGTTCAGTGGCGGCGGTGGCAGGGGAGACCGCTTTTCTGGATCAGACAGGTTTGGCGACCGTTACGTGGATGATCGCTACGATGGTGGCCGTTATGGTGGGTACCGTGAGCCTATTGACAGCAGAGACAGATATGATGGGGGCCGTGATCGTTATGCCAGTGACCGGTACCCTTCTGGTGGTGACCGCTTTGGTGCAGACAGGTATGGAGCTGCTCCGGACCGTTATGCACCAAGTGGTGGTGGAGGCGGCTATGGCAGGGAGCGGGAGAGAAGCTACGAGAGAGATGGACTTCGTGGTGGTGGCGGCGCCTATGACAGGAGTGGCCCAAGGGGCGGTGCAAGCTACGACAGGGACGGCCCAAGGGGCGGCATCGGCGGTGGCTATGACAGGGACGGTCCACGTGGAGGCGGCGCCGACTATGGCAGCGGAGGGCCTGCTCGCTACGAGGGAGGAGGTTACAGGGAGAGGCCTGCGCCGTACGACCGCCCCAGGGGAGGAGGACGCTTCGACGACCGCTACTAG
- the LOC119294655 gene encoding glycine-rich RNA-binding protein RZ1C-like isoform X2 — translation MLERHTNRHRGFGFVTFSDPRAVETAINDMHNKELDGRTISVNRAEPKLQTDDTRYSSGGGGGDRGDYRGGKGDGPPPGNCFECGRAGHWARDCPNPGGGRSGRFPSKFSGGGGRGDRFSGSDRFGDRYVDDRYDGGRYGGYREPIDSRDRYDGGRDRYASDRYPSGGDRFGADRYGAAPDRYAPSGGGGGYGRERERSYERDGLRGGGGAYDRSGPRGGASYDRDGPRGGIGGGYDRDGPRGGGADYGSGGPARYEGGGYRERPAPYDRPRGGGRFDDRY, via the coding sequence ATGCTGGAGAGGCACACAAACCGGCACCGTGGCTTTGGCTTCGTGACGTTTTCAGATCCCAGGGCAGTTGAGACTGCTATCAATGATATGCACAACAAAGAGTTAGATGGTCGTACCATTTCAGTGAACAGGGCTGAGCCGAAGTTGCAAACGGATGACACACGGTACAgcagtggtggtggcggtggtgacCGTGGGGATTATCGTGGTGGTAAGGGTGATGGCCCACCCCCTGGCAATTGCTTTGAGTGTGGCCGTGCTGGTCACTGGGCTCGTGACTGCCCTAACCCTGGTGGCGGCCGTTCTGGGCGATTCCCTTCCAAGTTCAGTGGCGGCGGTGGCAGGGGAGACCGCTTTTCTGGATCAGACAGGTTTGGCGACCGTTACGTGGATGATCGCTACGATGGTGGCCGTTATGGTGGGTACCGTGAGCCTATTGACAGCAGAGACAGATATGATGGGGGCCGTGATCGTTATGCCAGTGACCGGTACCCTTCTGGTGGTGACCGCTTTGGTGCAGACAGGTATGGAGCTGCTCCGGACCGTTATGCACCAAGTGGTGGTGGAGGCGGCTATGGCAGGGAGCGGGAGAGAAGCTACGAGAGAGATGGACTTCGTGGTGGTGGCGGCGCCTATGACAGGAGTGGCCCAAGGGGCGGTGCAAGCTACGACAGGGACGGCCCAAGGGGCGGCATCGGCGGTGGCTATGACAGGGACGGTCCACGTGGAGGCGGCGCCGACTATGGCAGCGGAGGGCCTGCTCGCTACGAGGGAGGAGGTTACAGGGAGAGGCCTGCGCCGTACGACCGCCCCAGGGGAGGAGGACGCTTCGACGACCGCTACTAG
- the LOC119294653 gene encoding serine/threonine protein phosphatase 2A 57 kDa regulatory subunit B' beta isoform-like: MFNKIIKRGARKGARGHDAAAAEPRGAAPSSSSGGAAPVTVNHASRASASPVPPSPTSPHAAAAAASPAPAAAQQPPLLEPLPLLRDVPAGERPGLLLRKLRLVAALFDFSDSLKHPREKEAKRQALLELVDYVQAPAPAANANAPARLPDAVQEALVAAISANIFRPLPPALYESAANIDPNATPDDEEEPYLDPAWPHIQLVYELLLRYVVSPDTDTKVAKRYVDHAFVLRLLDHFDSEDPREREYLKTVLHRIYGKFMVHRPFIRKAINNVFYRFIFETERHNGIGELLEILGSIINGFALPMKEEHKLFLSRALIPLHKPKSVGIYHQQLSYCIVQFVEKDYKLADAVIRGLLKYWPLINCQKEVLFLGELEEVLEATQPAEFQRCMVPLFKQIGRCLNSAHFQVAERALFLWNNDHIVSLIAQNRGVIFPIIFEALERNIQSHWNQAVHGLTANVRKMFLDMDSDLFDECHQQYVEKEEKAKELEEQRESAWRQLEAVAAKAAGDDMVLVK; the protein is encoded by the exons ATGTTCAACAAGATCATCAAGCGCGGGGCGCGCAAGGGCGCGCGCGGCCACGACGCGGCGGCGGCCGAGCCCCGAGGCGcggccccgtcctcctcctccggcggggCGGCGCCCGTCACCGTCAACCACGCCTCCCGCGCCTCCGCCTCGCCCGTGCCGCCCTCGCCCACctcgccgcacgccgccgccgccgccgcctcccccgccccggCCGCCGCGCAGCAGCCGCCGCTCCTCGAGCCGCTCCCGCTCCTCCGCGACGTGCCCGCCGGCGAACGCCCCGGGCTGCTCCTCCGCAAGCTGCGCCTCGTCGCCGCGCTCTTCGACTTCTCCGACTCCCTCAAGCATCCGCGCGAGAAGGAGGCCAAGCGGCAGGCGCTGCTCGAGCTCGTCGACTACGTGCaggcccccgcccccgccgccaacGCCAACGCGCCCGCACGCCTCCCCGACGCCGTCCAGGAGGCCCTCGTCGCCGCCATCTCCGCCAACATATTCCGGCCCCTGCCCCCCGCGCTGTACGAGTCCGCCGCCAACATCGACCCCAATGCCAccccggacgacgaggaggagccctaccTCGACCCCGCCTGGCCGCACATCCAGCTCGTCTACGAGCTCCTGCTCCGCTACGTCGTGTCCCCGGACACCGACACCAAGGTCGCCAAGCGCTACGTCGACCATGCCTTCGTGCTCCGCCTCCTCGACCATTTCGACTCCGAGGACCCCCGCGAGCGCGAGTACCTCAAGACCGTGCTCCACCGCATCTATGGCAAGTTCATGGTTCACCGCCCGTTCATCCGCAAGGCCATCAATAATGTGTTCTACCGCTTCATCTTTGAGACCGAGCGCCACAACGGCATTGGCGAGCTCCTTGAGATTCTCGGCAGCATAATTAATGGCTTTGCCCTGCCTATGAAGGAGGAGCACAAGCTGTTCCTCAGCCGCGCGCTCATCCCGCTGCACAAGCCCAAGTCCGTCGGAATCTACCACCAGCAGCTGTCCTATTGCATTGTCCAGTTTGTCGAGAAGGACTACAAACTTGCCGATGCGGTCATCAGGGGTCTCCTCAAGTACTGGCCACTCATAAATTGCCAGAAGGAGGTGCTGTTTTTGGGGGAGCTCGAGGAAGTGCTCGAGGCCACACAGCCTGCTGAGTTCCAGCGGTGCATGGTGCCGCTGTTTAAACAGATAGGGCGCTGCCTTAACAGTGCCCATTTCCAG GTTGCTGAGCGGGCTTTGTTCTTATGGAACAATGATCACATCGTAAGCTTGATTGCCCAAAATCGTGGTGTTATATTTCCAATAATATTTGAAGCACTTGAGAGGAACATACAGAGCCACTGGAATCAAGCTGTTCATGGCCTGACCGCAAATGTGCGCAAGATGTTTTTGGACATGGATAGTGATCTATTTGATGAGTGCCACCAGCAGTACGTTGAGAAAGAAGAAAAAGCCAAAGAATTGGAGGAGCAACGGGAATCGGCATGGAGACAATTGGAAGCTGTTGCTGCCAAGGCTGCTGGGGATGACATGGTTTTGGTCAAATAG